The proteins below are encoded in one region of Methanofollis aquaemaris:
- a CDS encoding PH domain-containing protein — MKDLITIGKDFKPAPQFKRYYFLSLVILAIFGAFFILLPVSFAGEALLTLIFGGGMLALIIFVAVWIPLYYQSIVYHLTDTEMTWKRGVWFRSTGIVPYNRITNVDIIQGPVMRLFGISNLRIQTAGYSAQAQAEIRILGIEEPEPLRELIMTQVRGRPPVAAVTGGEEETAPVPVGAGQEAVVTELRAIRELLEKMAER, encoded by the coding sequence ATGAAAGACCTGATCACGATAGGGAAAGACTTCAAGCCTGCCCCCCAGTTCAAGAGATATTATTTCCTTTCTCTCGTCATCCTGGCCATTTTCGGCGCCTTCTTCATCCTGCTCCCGGTCTCCTTCGCCGGAGAGGCGCTGCTCACCCTGATCTTCGGAGGGGGTATGCTTGCCCTGATCATCTTCGTCGCCGTCTGGATCCCGCTCTACTACCAGAGCATCGTCTACCATCTCACCGACACCGAGATGACCTGGAAACGTGGGGTCTGGTTCAGGAGCACCGGGATCGTCCCGTACAACCGGATCACCAATGTCGACATTATCCAAGGCCCGGTGATGCGTCTCTTCGGCATCTCCAATCTTCGCATCCAGACAGCCGGGTACTCGGCCCAGGCCCAGGCCGAGATCAGGATCCTGGGCATCGAAGAACCCGAACCCCTCCGGGAACTGATCATGACGCAGGTGCGCGGACGCCCGCCGGTGGCGGCGGTGACCGGCGGAGAGGAGGAGACCGCACCGGTCCCTGTCGGGGCGGGACAAGAGGCGGTCGTCACAGAACTGAGGGCGATCAGAGAACTGCTTGAGAAGATGGCTGAAAGGTGA
- a CDS encoding nitroreductase family protein, with translation MPTDVEMVLAAIRGRRSIRAYEERPLDEETVTAIIDAGVHAPTALGLQPWRFIVVRKRGLMKQISDYCKPILCTMLEGATDETSAGFRDLLSREDFEIFYGAPVLVLVLGDEKNPYSIYDCTLCAGTMMLAAHAMGIGSCWIGSAGPVAGNSELMRALEVPAGYEIIAPLIFGYPGERPEMPVRSRPGITWV, from the coding sequence ATGCCGACCGATGTTGAGATGGTCCTTGCGGCCATCAGGGGAAGGCGGAGTATCAGGGCGTATGAGGAGCGACCCCTCGACGAGGAGACTGTCACCGCGATCATCGACGCGGGGGTCCACGCCCCGACCGCCCTCGGACTCCAGCCATGGAGGTTTATCGTCGTCAGGAAACGCGGCCTGATGAAGCAGATCTCCGACTACTGCAAACCGATCCTTTGCACCATGCTGGAGGGCGCCACCGACGAGACGTCCGCAGGTTTTCGGGATCTCCTCTCCAGGGAGGATTTTGAGATCTTCTACGGTGCCCCGGTGCTCGTTCTCGTCCTTGGAGACGAGAAGAACCCGTACAGCATTTATGACTGTACTCTCTGCGCCGGAACCATGATGCTTGCTGCCCATGCGATGGGGATCGGGAGCTGCTGGATCGGTTCGGCCGGGCCGGTTGCCGGGAATTCAGAACTGATGAGAGCGCTGGAGGTGCCGGCAGGGTATGAGATCATCGCCCCGCTGATCTTTGGCTATCCTGGAGAGCGTCCGGAGATGCCGGTGCGATCCAGACCGGGGATCACCTGGGTCTGA
- a CDS encoding PAS domain S-box protein, translating into MHESGNDLFFCFSPDGKILYLNHAAREVLGYGEGTTPHTVDSFIAPHDLGRFSVFLTRAVEGEETDEIRLSFMVEEGREIPVSGKFLCCGGEEDLVVFGLFTPVRRPQPDDGVFREVFYASPAAMAITSGEDDRCLMINEAFCALLGCLPSEILGKTPAGSGVWIDPEDYDRLVCGLGGSGTFRETGVRLVRRDGTPLECVVSAKELKFWGLPHRLLVARTTGQGRFHAFLDRVSDAVVLHEIDGDSLPGRIIDVNRGACSLFECSWEKLTGRLFREFIPLAEWERATSLVSILREEGQITTEIPLVRQDGRGVPVEFSAHLYEQNGSEVVLSVMRDIGERVESEKKIREANQRFNLLIDALLESVYFKDREGRCLIVNNALAEIAGMPKEEIVGKRNDNIFPPAFAAQCNQTDTRVLEERTLIRSLESVESEDGSIFYFDTTKIPVLDENGEVLYFVGVSRDITEQKKAEGALRYSEAKYRMLFEAASDAIFIFDLEGRFLEVNRVACERLGYLRDELLTMTRTEISSPVLRNEVPERIKTLFESGQVIYETDHITRDGLVIPTEVNGHLIEYDGRSAVLSIARDITERKSLEEELRRSVEVYRTIFENTGTAMVLIDEDATLLLVNSELERLFGYRREEVEGRMRWTDLIAEEDLEQMQEYHARRRETPASVPGSYECTAIARGGRRLCLLLTVSMIPGTKQSIASVIDITEQNEVELALKEREERLQLVVTGADLGIWDWDMESGHFVLNERWAGMLGYSLSEVEASFTAWKAMIHPEDRPKVLSALASYLAGDFPQYHVEYRMQAKDGHWVWVLSVGEVAARDAGGRSLRMTGIHQDITDFKRSQEALREANKKLTILSSVTRHDILNQVQCLLWFASEIEERTEKYPGLYDAAQRIGHIAELIQYQISFTRDYEEMGVKAPEWQRIREIAEGAALAALPRGVRLEVKVGNLEVYADSMLSKVFYNLFENVVRHGGGITRVTVSFRIEEGRGVLVVEDDGVGVPEAKKTYIFKRGYGQHSGLGLFLVSEILGITGLTVQETGVEGEGARFEIALPRGTYRWEEEGREEI; encoded by the coding sequence TTGCATGAATCCGGGAACGATCTCTTCTTTTGTTTCTCTCCAGACGGTAAGATCCTCTATCTCAACCATGCCGCCAGGGAGGTGCTCGGGTACGGGGAGGGAACGACACCCCACACTGTCGACTCCTTCATCGCCCCTCATGACCTCGGTCGTTTCTCCGTTTTCCTGACACGAGCGGTGGAGGGGGAAGAGACCGATGAAATCAGGCTGTCCTTCATGGTTGAGGAAGGGAGGGAGATCCCGGTCTCCGGCAAATTCCTCTGCTGTGGCGGCGAAGAAGACCTGGTTGTTTTTGGATTATTTACCCCGGTCAGGAGGCCTCAGCCTGACGATGGTGTCTTCAGGGAAGTTTTTTATGCCAGTCCGGCAGCCATGGCAATCACCAGTGGCGAGGACGACCGGTGCCTCATGATCAACGAGGCATTCTGTGCCCTCCTTGGTTGTCTTCCCTCAGAGATCCTTGGTAAGACGCCGGCCGGGTCAGGAGTATGGATCGATCCCGAAGATTATGATCGGCTTGTCTGTGGGTTAGGCGGGTCAGGGACATTCAGGGAAACCGGCGTGCGTCTCGTGCGCAGGGACGGCACCCCTCTTGAGTGTGTTGTTTCGGCGAAGGAACTGAAGTTCTGGGGTCTGCCACACCGGCTTCTTGTCGCCCGCACCACCGGTCAGGGTCGTTTCCATGCCTTCCTCGACAGGGTCAGTGATGCCGTTGTCCTCCATGAAATCGATGGCGATAGCCTTCCTGGTCGGATCATCGATGTCAATAGGGGTGCCTGTTCCTTGTTTGAGTGTTCATGGGAGAAATTGACGGGTCGTCTCTTCAGGGAGTTTATCCCGCTCGCTGAATGGGAAAGAGCCACCTCTCTTGTATCTATTCTCAGGGAAGAGGGCCAGATCACCACTGAAATTCCACTTGTCAGACAGGACGGAAGAGGGGTGCCCGTCGAGTTCAGTGCCCATCTGTACGAGCAGAATGGGTCAGAGGTCGTTCTCTCGGTCATGCGGGATATCGGCGAGCGAGTGGAGAGTGAGAAGAAGATCAGGGAGGCGAATCAGCGGTTCAACCTTCTCATCGACGCTCTCTTGGAATCGGTGTACTTCAAGGACCGAGAAGGGCGATGTCTCATCGTAAACAATGCCCTCGCTGAGATTGCAGGGATGCCGAAGGAAGAGATCGTTGGGAAGAGGAATGATAACATTTTTCCTCCTGCGTTTGCCGCCCAGTGTAATCAGACTGACACCAGGGTTCTTGAGGAACGGACCCTGATCCGCTCGCTGGAATCGGTGGAAAGTGAAGATGGGAGTATCTTTTATTTTGATACGACCAAAATCCCGGTCCTTGATGAGAATGGAGAGGTGCTGTACTTTGTCGGGGTCAGCAGGGATATCACCGAACAGAAAAAAGCCGAGGGGGCTCTCCGTTATTCTGAAGCAAAATATCGGATGCTCTTTGAGGCGGCAAGCGATGCGATCTTCATCTTCGACCTCGAAGGGCGTTTTCTTGAGGTCAACAGGGTCGCATGTGAACGGTTGGGTTATCTGAGGGACGAACTGCTCACCATGACCCGAACCGAGATCAGCAGCCCTGTCCTCAGGAACGAGGTGCCCGAGCGGATCAAAACCCTCTTCGAGAGTGGACAGGTCATCTATGAGACAGACCATATCACGCGGGACGGCCTGGTGATCCCGACTGAGGTGAACGGGCATCTCATTGAATATGATGGCCGGTCGGCGGTCCTTTCGATCGCACGCGATATCACCGAGCGTAAGAGCCTGGAGGAAGAACTCAGGCGGTCGGTGGAGGTCTACCGGACGATCTTTGAGAACACCGGGACGGCGATGGTCCTGATCGATGAGGACGCCACCCTCCTCCTGGTCAACTCGGAGTTGGAACGGCTCTTCGGTTACCGGCGGGAAGAGGTGGAGGGCCGGATGCGGTGGACCGACCTGATCGCGGAGGAAGACCTGGAGCAGATGCAGGAATATCATGCCAGGAGGCGAGAAACGCCTGCATCGGTCCCCGGGAGTTATGAATGCACTGCAATCGCGCGGGGCGGCCGCCGTCTCTGTCTCCTCCTGACGGTCTCGATGATCCCGGGGACGAAGCAGAGCATCGCTTCGGTGATCGATATAACCGAGCAGAACGAGGTGGAACTGGCACTCAAAGAGCGGGAGGAGCGCCTTCAACTCGTCGTAACCGGGGCGGACCTCGGGATCTGGGACTGGGATATGGAGTCAGGGCATTTTGTCCTGAACGAACGATGGGCCGGGATGCTCGGGTACTCGCTTTCTGAGGTGGAAGCGAGTTTTACGGCATGGAAAGCGATGATCCACCCTGAGGACCGCCCGAAGGTTCTCTCGGCCCTTGCCTCCTATCTTGCCGGGGACTTCCCTCAGTACCATGTGGAGTATCGGATGCAGGCAAAGGACGGCCACTGGGTCTGGGTGCTCTCGGTCGGTGAGGTGGCGGCCCGTGACGCGGGCGGGCGTTCGCTCCGGATGACCGGCATCCACCAGGACATCACCGACTTCAAACGGAGTCAGGAAGCGTTGAGGGAGGCGAACAAGAAACTGACGATCCTCTCCAGTGTCACGCGCCATGACATCCTCAATCAGGTGCAGTGCCTGCTCTGGTTCGCGTCAGAGATCGAGGAGCGAACCGAGAAATATCCCGGACTTTACGATGCGGCACAGCGGATCGGACATATCGCCGAACTGATCCAGTACCAGATTTCGTTCACCCGCGACTATGAGGAGATGGGGGTGAAGGCCCCTGAGTGGCAACGGATCCGGGAGATCGCGGAGGGGGCGGCCCTCGCCGCTCTCCCCCGAGGAGTGCGCCTGGAGGTGAAGGTCGGGAACCTTGAGGTCTATGCCGACTCCATGCTCAGCAAGGTCTTTTACAACCTCTTTGAGAACGTCGTCAGGCACGGTGGGGGGATCACCCGGGTCACGGTCTCATTCAGGATTGAAGAGGGGCGAGGGGTTCTTGTCGTCGAGGACGACGGTGTCGGAGTTCCTGAGGCCAAAAAGACCTATATCTTCAAGCGCGGCTACGGGCAGCACTCGGGCCTCGGGCTCTTCCTGGTCAGCGAGATCCTGGGGATCACGGGGTTGACGGTTCAGGAGACGGGAGTCGAGGGGGAGGGGGCCAGGTTTGAGATCGCTCTTCCCCGGGGAACCTATCGGTGGGAAGAAGAGGGCCGAGAAGAAATTTGA
- a CDS encoding DUF1059 domain-containing protein encodes MPSFKCKDIGMKCEFETTAENEFDLEQKIADHAREVHGKENLSAEEWMQIKKTIH; translated from the coding sequence ATGCCGTCGTTCAAATGCAAAGACATCGGGATGAAATGTGAATTCGAGACCACAGCCGAGAACGAGTTCGACCTTGAGCAGAAGATCGCCGACCACGCCCGCGAGGTGCATGGCAAAGAAAATCTCTCTGCAGAGGAGTGGATGCAGATCAAGAAGACCATCCACTGA